AATGAAGAACAAAAATTTCGACGCATAAAAgagtttattattattttttgtatattattgTATTAGTATCTATATTTATTGTATTAGTATTTACTAATACTtataatctaattaattaaggTAAAAGAATAACCATATGAATATGAAAGTTTGCTTAATTTGAGTCTAAAAGAAATGATAACGTTTGATGAAATGCGGAATTAGCGTCCAATACATCCTCACCCAGCTTTAGTCTGCCACGCCTTGTTTCAGTTTGCGCGCTTGAATTCAAGAATAGTAGTAATAATACCATTAGGTATCAGCAACAGAAGTGGGTTTTTCAGGAATCTCTGGAACGGATGAGTACCCAGCTCACTGGTCTCTGGCCCAACTTTCCGGCTACCAAGCTCAGCGGCGGACAGAGTCTTCCTAGCAGAATCTACTCACCACCTTCCACCATATGCGCCGCTCATCCTCTTCCCTCTTCGTCTTCTATTCAGGCAAGGCTATGTTTTTGCATGACCCTTGTGTTCTGCTTTGTTTTCTGGTTGTCTTCTTTCTTCTGTATGGGCTTATGGCTAATTTTGCTTAACGTAGTTTATTCATGGCCGTCCGGCCTTTTTTGGGGAAAAGACAATGTTTTTATGAATGTAATTTCTGGATTATATTTACTTTTTTAGGATTAATGCATCTTGTGCAGTAAGTTTATATACTAGTCTGGGATGTTGAAGTTTTGTGAAAACTGAAACATGGTTACGTTTAGTGCAAATTGGGGAGAAGTTAATGATCAAAATTAGTACTTGACAAAGTGCTTACCAATGATCAGCAGCTTGATGGCATGAGATCACTTGATATAGCTTATCTGATTTAGTTCACAGAAATTTTAGCAAGAGTAGTTCCCAAATGCAACCTTACAAGCTGCTTTAGGTGCAATGACCCTGAAAGGGAAAATCAACCAATGAAATGATGTAACCATTTATCCATTACCTCTGAGAAACTGATTCAATTGTGGAAAAATTGCAAAATGGGTGCCTTGTAGCTTCTTTGTGGTTATATAAGCAAATTAAAACGTGTTTGGTGTTTTCCGTACCCCATTTTGGTAATGCTGGCTTTCTGAGAGTGCTAAATGTTGTGGTATTTCTTATAGATTGCCTGCATAGTGATCTTTATTTGTGGTTTATGTTgtgtttgtaaaaaaaaaaaaactttgcagATTGTTGGTGGAAAAGCTTTGGGATGGCAGACAAATGGGAATTCAAAACCGAGTACAAATTTAGGGAGAACTGAAGCAGAAAATGACTGGGATGATTTGGAAACTGATCTATATCACTGGACAAAGACATTACGCTCTATTCAGGTATCATAGTGTGAACTTGAGTGATGTTCTTCAAAGATAAACTAGATTAACGCTTTGTTGTGTTTACATTTTCTGCTTTAGCTTTTACCTGAACTGGAAAAGGTCTACGAGGTTTTTATTTACACATGCTAACGATCAAATAGTGGTTTCCTGGGCACATTTCAAAAACTGAAAAAGAACTCAAGGAGCAACTGAAACTGATGGATGTTGTTATAGAGGTTCGAGATGCAAGGATTCCAATGTCGACTGGCCATCCGCAGGTTAGTTTTCTGTTACTTAACCTATCATGTTGAACTTGTCAAAGCTATGGTCCTCTGTGCGCATCATAATGCCTTGGGAATGTGTTGTGTTGACTTGCCATTTTGCAGTGCACGTGTTCCTGGCAGCAAGAAGCTTTTTAGCATCTTTGAAAACCTTAGACTGTAAATTTACACATTCATTTGCATGTTCTGCATTATTGTAATCCTCCGTCACTGTCTAAGTGACATTGAGATTGGAGATTATGAGTGGCATATGTGAGCGGTCTCCCAATTTTCTTTTTGATCATAAGTGCCTAAGCTGCTGCTGTCCATCTTGCTGGTTTTGCCTTTTTAAAGTGAAGTATGATTCACATTATGGCCATTAACTTGGTGGGAAGCACTCTTATCAGTATAAAGGCATCTTTAGTGTTCATGATAAGTTGTGAAAACTTCATTTGAGGATATCAAAAGGACCCTTTTCCActgaagaaagataagaaaaagaaCCACAGGCCACTTTAGCGTTTTGTCAAACAATCAATTTATGTGTGCAGTAAGTTTCATCCCAGTGTTCAAGGTTGTTCGTGCCTTAAAAGTGAAGACTATATCATCTCCTACTCATTTTCAAGGAGAAGCAAATTACCTGAGgttttttgggagtttatcTCCCCTCTGAAGAAGCACATCTCCTTTATCTGCTTTTTGTGCACGGAATTTTTAAGTTTGTGGCATCCAATTTAAAATCTTTTTTGCAATTTGTTGGCCTTTGAATGAGCAGATGGATGCATGGCTTGGCAATCGGAAAAGAATCTTGGTTTTAAATCGAGAGGACATGATATCCACTGCAGATAGGAATGCTTGGGCAAATTATTATGCTAGACAAGGTGTAAAAGTGATCTTTTCCAATGGGCAGCTGGGGATGGTAATCCAGGATACATTTTCTGTTGGTTTTGTATCCCATTTTTTGCAAAGGGAAATAGGATACTGACTCTCTGCTGCAAACTGCAGGGTACCATGAAGCTAGGTAGGTTGGCAAAGGAATTAGCAGGTGGTGTGAACATGAAACGCAGAGCAAAAGGACTGCTCCCTCGTCCAGTGAGTTCTTGAGACTGCATATGATAGTATGATACTACTTACTTTTGTTGGTAAAGTTTTGGTGGATTTATCCATGTCCTCTTGTTAGATGCTGTAAATGAATGGTCAACATGGAACAAGTCATCTTCAAGTTATCCTTTGAACTCATTCTGATAGACTTTGTTTCTGTCTTGACAGACTCCAACAAAAATGGCTGTTTTTAAATGTCTTCTTGTCAGCTTTTTTACTTTTCCAAGTCTACTATAATATACAACATCCTTCAGTTCTTCCATTATGATAAAAAGCAACTGACAACGAAAAGATATTTCAACCTGTAGTATTCTCTGTAGACAGCAAATACTTTTAAAACTTTATTAAATTAGGGAAATCAGGCAGATTGTTCCTCCTCCTGTTCTTGTATACTGAGGCAGTTCATGTAAATGTGTAATGACTAGGTATCTTAATTATCAAATTCTGCAGTTTTAGGAGATCGTAGCGCTAATTTTCAACGTTTTATGATTAATATAAATCTTATTCTGTCATTTGCTTACGGTTAGATCTTCCTATGAGAGAAATTCATAATTCCTTATACAGGTTCGAGCTGGAGTAGTTGGATACCCTAATGTTGGTAAATCATCCTTAATAAATCGCTTGCTAAAGCGTCGAATGTGCCCAGCTGCTCCAAGACCTGGTGTTACTAGAGAACTGAAGTATGCCTATCTCTTGTTTTCTGATATCTACCTCATATGTAGAATGAAAACAATATCCCTAGTCTCGCTAAAAACATGTAGGTATCATATGATGTAGACATACATCTAAGTAGGACTGTAAGAAATTTATGCATGCGTTGCAAATTCCAAGTATCAGATTTATAATAAAGCTGAGTGGCTTTTTGTCCATGGAAAGGTACAAGTCAGTTCTAATACATCAATATAGCTTTATAGTGTTTTATGCCAGATTTTCTGGAGAACAGGGCTGacgcatttttttccttttgaactGTTTTTTCCTATCTTATTATCCCTGCCAAAGATGGGTCCGGTTCGGAAAAGACTTAGAAATGCTTGATTCACCTGGTATAATTCCAATGAGGATCAGTGATCAGTCTGCAGCAATAAAACTCGCCATATGTGATGACATTGGAGAGAGATCTTACGATGCTGCTGATGTTGCAGCCATTCTTGTGCAGATGCTTTCAAGGCTACCAACTGTAGGTCTGTGCACTTCTTGCATCAACTGATCCCTAATTATGATGTTGTTTGCCCCCCATACCGAAATTTAGTTTGCTTCTGGCTATGTTTGGATTTATGCTTGCATAAACAAATCTCCTCATAGATATTAGCATCATTCCTGATGTTAGGCATTGCCTTACCTTGTTTTTGCTAGGTATGACAGCTCTGCATGGCCGCTACAAGATTGAGGCAGATGGTAGCTGTGGTAGAGGGTAAGTTTATGGCCTGCGTAGCTAAATGCCTATCATGTTACACTTTGACAGATTCATAGCTGAGGCAGGATGCCCAAATCAAATTATTTACACTTGTTAGGCCTTTTAGAGCTGGATTTGACACCTTAATCCTGCTTTGTCCTTACTTGATTTCTAACTTctgattttcttttccataatGCAGCTTTGTTCAGAAGCTTGCGAATCATTTATTCAACGGTGACACGCATCATGCTGCATTTCGTATTCTGTCAGATTTTCGAAAGGGAAAGTTTGGCTGGATAGCTTTGGAGAGACCTCCACAATAGGACGTGGATCATGCTTTATCGGCACTGTGCTTTACTTGATCTGGTGCCCTACATGTAACATAAGGAGCTGAAGCAGTTTGTCTATTTTCAAGCTACTCAAATCATAAACCGCATTTTAGCTGTGCTTTTATGATTTGAGTAGCTTGAAAATAGACAAACTGCTTCAGCTTCTTATGTTACAGTGCTGTTAAAGTGTTGATACCTCTTTTCGCCTTGTAATTTAACAGCACTGTAACATACCTCGTTATACTGACTTTCCTCATTGTGAATGACCGTAAAACTGAGAATGACTGCCACAGTGCAATATTACCAGTATGTACCAATTccctttttcctcaaaaatgagaagaaaataTAATTGAAGCATGATGTATCTTCTTTGTGTTTGCAATTTCCTCCTGATTGCATGGACTTGCACCCTTTCATAGCATAGATTCCTCTGTCCGTGCATCTTTGCTGTCAGTCTATGACTAATTTCTCCTTCATTTGTGGGAAAATGTTGCTTGCCGATGGGTAGACAAAAGGTTCTTTAAACCTTGATTCCCATCAATATAGCAAAGTTGAAAAAAATGTTGCTACAAGTTGTACGTCATGGTACAACTTGTACTGGTGACCAAACATGGTACAGAAAAGATTAGGTAACAGTTTGGATACGTCATGTTTGACATGGAATTGCAAAATCCCTACTTTGACCGTTGAAGAGAGAACAGAGTATTTCCTGAGGAACATCATTGCCTATGAGCAGTAGCATGgggctgatttttttttttttttttcgtaacACTAGAATTTTTATAATCTAATCTAGCCTAATCTAAGGGAGAGGGCGAGAGGGACTGGATGTGAGTAGAGGCTCTATCGAAAATAGCCAATTAAGACCCGCATATATTGTGGCAATTTTTTTTGGTAGAAGGCAATAGTCAAACTCTTGACCTCCCATATCACCAAAGGCTTAAAAGTCTTGGTGGTGACCACCGAGCCAAAGGCCCAATGGCAGTAGCATGGGGCTGATCAATTCACGGTTTTGactgattttttgttttgtaaaagaTTATTTACGAGTCTTTTAGATTTTTTAAGTGCCAAAAAAGTTATCTCCAATGCGAATTCAAGAGACTTGTACTATTGCTAATGCAATCGTAGAGTACCGTTGATGGTTCAGATCGAATCACATCAAGTTAGTCCGATCTGAacgatttattttaatttcttttttattttggaataAATAGTCCAAAACGAAAATAGTTAATATAACTCCATCTAAGCTATTAAGGGTATTATGAGTCCAATCAGCCAACCACACGTACCTCTCATCCCTCCAACATTTgacaaaataaacaaagtagAAACTTCATAGTCTTATAAATTGATGGATGGATACTGCTTACTTTCTTACAAACTTGTactatttcatatttttccttgcAAGAGCCATTAGTTTACAAGCAAAAATACAAttgctctgtttggattgtaaattatttgagatctttttactgtaacattttttatgatgtgatgtatgtgagataaaaaggtaattgagaagataaaaaggtgtgttgaaaattgtaatgatgatgtaagcaaataaattttgacaaataatcctCTATCCATGGCTCAagaggaaatgagtttttgcaggtaaaaaaaaaaaagaaaaaagaaataactaCGTTGGTAAATGATTGCATAATATTAAAGTACTCATCAACAACGAGAAACTAGAAATTTTTCTTATGTATTTCATATAAAATCCTTTTGAACCTTGTGGTTATTTCTTTCTATCACAACGGGAAATGCTAttgcttttctcttttatcCACATGGACAAGGCAGAAGTAACTGCAAATTAAAAAGGTAAATGCAGTCTATATCTCCTCTATCAGAACCCAAGTATATTTTGTACTAATGCTTTCTTAAAACTGAGAGTTCAAAGTCATATATCTATCTAATTAATGTTTTGTGTCAAATTAGCACCACTATTTGGTTATAAGGACCCATTGATTTCTAATGGAACTTCTAAGGACTGAATTGactcaacatttttttttagggtAAGTGGGAGATTTTGAACTCAAGATTTTCTATATACAATCTCTCCTATTTTATCATCCAATCCAACCTTCCTCCAACTGACTCAAAATTTAAACGAtaaaagattgaaaaaaaattttaaaatgactgaaaaagaaatttgtgtaAAAGTTAAAGGACTCTTGTCATAATTCatcttaataatttttttttttaattttgataatGAAGTTAAGATTTTGGCAAACTCAACTTAGAAATGAAGTTAACATTTTTACATATGCTTGATTTTGATCGTGATTTGAAggcctacaaaaaaaaaaaaaaatcaatataagCAACAAGACTTTCGAGATTGAATGAAACCACAAGAAGACAAAATAAATCCCGAGATCAGAAGACGAAATAGAGCAAAGAGAACTAGAGGATTTTTAttatctcttttctttctttcttataCCGATAGACCAAGACCTATGGTCTTTATATAGCCTACCAAATACCAAAATTTAATTGGGATTTAAACTATCAAGTCATACTAAGAATAGAAAATCACAACTAAATAATAAACTAAATCTTAAACAGACTTGGTTTAATAATCCTATATTGTCTCTCTTAAACCAATGTCTTTAAATCGCATCATACCAAGCATTTTTTTCAACTTGAGAAATAGCTCCTCCTTCAATGGTTTTATGAAAATATCCGCCACTTGATCTTGATTCTTACATTAGTCAGTGGCAATTTCCTGATTTTGAACTAGTTCACAAATGAAGCGAAACTTTATATCAATATGCTTGCTTCTTCCGTGAAATGATGGATTCTTTGACAGCTCAATATCAGATTTGCTATCACAAGATTTTGGTAGGATCAACTTGTACATGCCGTAGAAAATCAAGTATTCTTTTCAACCATAATGCTTGAGAAATACTATGTGTAGCTGCCATATACTCTGCTTCTGCTGTAGATAATGCCACCACTTCTTGTTTTTTAGAAAACCATGAAAATACAACACTGCCTAAATAAAAGTTATAGTTTGATGTACTTCTCCTTTGAATCATGTCAGCAGCCCAATCACGGTCTGTAAAGCCTATAAGATTAGAATTGTTAGTATATAGATAAAAGATACTATTAGATTGTGTAGCTCTAATGTATCTTAAAATCCTTTTGGCTGCCTGctaatgtgattggcatggaGACTCCATAAACCTGCTAATTAACCCAATACCAAAAGTAATGTTAGACCTTGTAGACGTCAAGTATGTTAGACTTCTAACCAATCTGCTAAAATTAGTGGCATCAACAAATTCACCACTGTTATCTTTCTTCAATTCAACTTCTCTTCAACTGGAGTCAACATAGGTTTGGCAGTATCCATCTTAAACTTTTTCAATATGTCTATGCATATTTCTTTTGTGTAATAAATATGccatgatctatttgagaaaTCTCAATTCCAAGAAAATATGACATTAATCCCAGGTCAATCATCTCAAAATGATGAATCATAGCCTCTGCTAAAATTAGTGGCATCAACAAATTCACCACCGCcatctttcttcaatttcaacTTCTGTCAACATAGGTTTGGCAATATCCATCTTAAACCTTTTCAATATGTCATATACATATTTCTGCTGTGTAATAAATATGCCATGATCTGTTTAAGAACCTCAATGCCAAGAAAATATGACATTTATCCAGGGTCAGTCATCTCAAAATAACTAATCATAGCCTTCCTGAATTCAGAAATTACTCAGGGATTATTGTCAATAAAAATTAGATCAACCATCTATAAGCatacaataagaatatcacCACCAGAATTAGATTTGATATACAAAGTATGCTTATATGGACATCTATGGAAACCATTCCCAATAAAGTAAGAGTCTATACGAGTATACCAAACTCGAGGAACTTGTATCAAACCATATAAAGTCTTCTTTAACATGTAGACTTTATTTTCTTGGCCTTTCTTTATGTAACTTGCAGGTTGCTCAACAAATACTTCCTCTTCAAGAATTtcattcaagaaaacaaatttcacattcatttgaTAAATCTTTCAAGAATTATTTACAGCAATAGATATAATCATGTGAACAATATCAAGTCTGGCAACTAgaacaaaaacttcaaaataaTTAATACTTGTCTTTTGccaatgttttcagaaccggaccaaACTGGCCGGTTCGACCGTGAATCGGACATGTCACCAGTCCGGTCCAGTATCAAACCCGGAAGTTAATGAAAAACCGCTAGAAGCAGGACGAACCATTAAAACCCGTATAAACTGTAACCAGCGGCTCTTAAATTTTCAAGTTCATTACCTCAAATTCAAAACAATAGCAAGAATGAAGGCTACTAGGATTCGAACTCGGGTCTCCGTGGCCATAAAAAAGTATTCTTACCACTAAACCACAGCCAGAGGACAAACTCTTGTTGTGAAGAATTTTActtaacttaaataaaaaactaaaattagATTAAATAAAAGAAACCCTAGCATTAAGAAAAGACACAGCAGAGTGCAAACGGCACATTTCACTTCCTCGACTTCACTTTAGACTTCCTCGGCTTCTCTAGTTctcttcttgatttttttttatttttccttcgtAACCCTTCCACATCCAAATATCCATGACAAGATCATCATGCTATTATCTTTAGACGATCTATAGGCAAGTTGGAATTTGGAAACTTCAACTTTCACAAGATATCCGAAACTCCAGAGCTTTTCCATCTTGGTTAGTTTAACTTTtcccttttgaaaatttttgttttctatattaTCTTTAGTGgattttttcatattttcttctttttccccccaaTTTTCATCTGTTTCCTTATCCCTAATTgaagttttatttttgttttattagttaagaATGAAACTATGAATCATGAATTATTTTGTAGTCATGTTTGGAGAAGCTATTTTTTGGATAAAGtatcaaattaataaaattagacATGTTTGGTTTCtaacttttgtattttttggaATTAATCTTTGGTTCCTTtgataaaattaataaaattagaaatgttgggaattaataaaaattttgttttaaattttgtatttttcagAATTAGCGAAGCCCGGATGTCTATTTTTTGTTCCTTTGATGTTGTTTGTTTGCATGTATCATTTGTATGCTATGAACTCCATCTTCTGTGTTTTCTATGTCACTGAAGTAATTAATCTACCGAGTGCTCATTCATCTTGAATTTTATAGGTTTCACTGAAGCAACAAAAATAAGGACATGTTTTTGCTTGTTCATTATCTTTTGCAGCTAGTAATTAAAGTCTACTTCTTCTTTAAGGATGTAGTTTTAATAGTAAAAACTCTTTACTTTTGGTTTGTTGGTGTACATGCTTGGCCATCTAACGAGCTGCATTTTTAGTTTGAGCACATGGATACAAATACTTGTCTATTAGTCTAGTAAAGGGACAACGATCCTTTTGTGCTAGTGCTAATAATGTATATTCTTTTTAGCTTCACATAAACAAATGTTTTGATTGACGACTATATTGGCATTGCTTTGAGCAAATTTAGACTCACATACATTGGTTGAAAAAATACAGCTTTGCATAATGATTGGTAATATAACATGTCAATTAGTGATGTTTAGtagtaattaattttttatgtgtttagttgtatctttgtttttcaaaattttttggcttttttttgAGTTAGagcaattagatttatatttttgtaataaacttttaactttttcaggttaagttgatgaaattgtgaagaTGGTGTTGTTGTCTATCATGCCACCGATGGAAGTTTGTTATTGAAATTGTTTGTTTTAAATATGAGTTGGACTCTTTTATTGACTTTTTTAGGATTGCAAAAGAATGTcaacatttattttatttatttttgtatttttatttgtgataattggtgAGCATTTGGATTATATCTATTTATGTTTGTAATGAATATATAAAAACTTGtggtgaattatgatattttagttgttTTTATCATTCCAggttttatgtataacttttaggaaatttattattatcccAACTTAAATTTAGTTATGTTGGTGAATTCATTTTAGGGACTTAATTTGTCAATAACCATGTTAGATCGTCATTAgccatcaagttcaagtatagaGTGAAGGCCTATGAAGTACTTAGCActaaagttgaaaaaaaaaaccagtaaACCGGCTGGTCGGACCGGTTGGACCGATCGTACCGCCAACCAACCCCTTCTCCGGTTCGCTGGctggtccgagtttaaaaacattgccTTTTGCTTATATGTTTTAACCACCAATCTTGCTTTGCAACGATCTACTTCTCCAGTTGACTTGTACTTGGTCTTGTAGACCCACTTGATACCAATTGACTTCTTCCCATATAGAAGTGTAGTCAGCTCTCATGTCTTATTGTTCTCAATTGATGTATTTTCTCGTCCATTGCTTGATTCCAGTGATCATCTTTGACGGCCTCCTCAAAGGTAACTGAATCACAATCTGCAAATAAAACAAAGTTTACAATATTTTTATCAGACAATTCATTATCGTTACCAACAACATAATCCTCCAAGCAAGCTAGCATGCGGCGTTCTTGTTACGGACAACTGGATGACTGCATAGGATTTGATTGCATCCTGGAAGATGAAGAATCACTAGTATGTTGTCTGGACTGGTCTACTGGCTGATTAGAAGAATTCCCTTCATCCAAGTAAAACGGCATTGGTGGATTCTTTGGTGCAGAATCTATAACTTTCTTAGATCAATCCAAAACGTCTTGCTCATCAAATGTGACATATCTACTAATAATCATCCTTCCTGTATTTGGGTTGAACAGTTTGTAATCTTTGGTTTCATGATTATAATcaagaaaaatgcatttttttgcTTTCTCGTCTATTTTTTTCTAATAACATCTGGAACATGGGAATAGGCAAGACAATCAAATAATTTTAAATGAGAAATATTTGGTTTCTTACAAGTCCATAACTCCTGTGGTGTCTTCCCAAAATTGCATCACGTATGAGACATGTTAGAAATATATACAACACAAGCAACTGCTTCTGTCCAAAAACCTTTAGGCATGTTCTTGGCATGTATCGTTGATCTCACCATATCCATTATAGTTCAATGTTTCCTCTCTGCTATTCCATATGTTGACGAGTGTATCTGATTGTCAACTGATGTTTAATTCTATGTTTCTTCAGAAAATCAACACAGACAGTAAACTCAGTGCCTCTGTCAGTTctcaaaaatttaataaattggtCACTTTACTTCTCAACATATACTTTAAAACTCTTAAAAATATCACAAGTTTTGGATGTATTCTTCAAAAAATATACCCAAATTTTACTGCTAAAATCATCAGTGAAGGTAATAAAATAGTTACTACCTCTATTGGAAGATACCTCAACTAAGCACAGGTCTGAATGTATCAATTCCAACAGACGACTAGCCTTTCAAACCTTGCCTTTAGAATAGATCTCTGTGTTTCTTTCCCAAAATATAAGACTCACAGTACTGTGTAGAAAAATCAAATAGCAGACAGTCCatacaccattttttttttggcaagaaAATCCAAACTCCCAAAATTCATGTGACCAAAATGTATATGCCACAGCCAAATATCATAAAAAACAACAGAACTAAATCAAGGTAAATCATGACAATTAAGAGTGATAGGCCATAAGCGGCTAGAGTTCATGTATACCTTTGCTATTAGTCCCAAACGATCATCACTAATAGTACCAATGCCGTATTGGAATCGCAAATCATATCCTTTCTCAATAAGTTGCCCAAGACTCAGTTATGATAAAGGCTTGGCACATAGAAGCCATCAGAGATAAAATTAGAtttttcattcttcaaaataattctgatttttccttttccaagcACAATCACTCTTTCATTTTTGTCAAACTTaacaaaatatataaaaaattcatccaaattaGCAAACATATTTTTGGCATCACACATATGATTAATGCAACCAGAATCCAAaaccaatttttctttttattttcttccacCCTTGAGTTAGAGAATAAAATAGTTTCAACCTTTGCACCATTATTCTCTACCATATTAGTATGCTCACCTTTATTATCAAAATCATACCAGCACTCACTTTTATAATGAACCATTTTTTTGCAATTATGGCACTGAATATTATGTCTGCGagaattattattttctaactcaATATTGGGATAATTATTGTTACCTTTCTGTTGGTAAAAATTACCTCTACCACAACTTCTAAAACCGCCTCTACCACGGACTTGTTCTCTTCCtctgaaattttgatttttctaactGGAGCCATCACCCTTCTCCTTGGGTTTATCTATCTGCACCTGCAATACTTTCTCCACCATTTCTTTTTCTATACCATCTTCCAATTTTTCATTAATTCTCTATTCATGAAGAGTTAACGAATCCTGCAATTCTTCAATGGTCATAGTTGAGAgatcttttgtcttttgaatcACAGCAACCACATGATCAAATTTCATGGGTAAAGTATTGAGGGTTTTTTCTACTAGCACCTCATCATTGAGATCATAACCATTGTGTTTGATCTCATTTTTTAGGTCAATCAGTTTGAAAAAATATAATTCAACGGTCTCTGATTTTTTCATGGTGATCAActcaaaa
This region of Coffea arabica cultivar ET-39 chromosome 3c, Coffea Arabica ET-39 HiFi, whole genome shotgun sequence genomic DNA includes:
- the LOC113734476 gene encoding DAR GTPase 3, chloroplastic, translated to MSTQLTGLWPNFPATKLSGGQSLPSRIYSPPSTICAAHPLPSSSSIQIVGGKALGWQTNGNSKPSTNLGRTEAENDWDDLETDLYHWTKTLRSIQWFPGHISKTEKELKEQLKLMDVVIEVRDARIPMSTGHPQMDAWLGNRKRILVLNREDMISTADRNAWANYYARQGVKVIFSNGQLGMGTMKLGRLAKELAGGVNMKRRAKGLLPRPVRAGVVGYPNVGKSSLINRLLKRRMCPAAPRPGVTRELKWVRFGKDLEMLDSPGIIPMRISDQSAAIKLAICDDIGERSYDAADVAAILVQMLSRLPTVGMTALHGRYKIEADGSCGRGFVQKLANHLFNGDTHHAAFRILSDFRKGKFGWIALERPPQ